The genomic stretch CACACGGAAGCTCCGGGAGGCCGGAGCACGCATCTCCATGGATGGCCGAGGCCGCTGGATGGACAACGTTATGATCGAGCGTCTCTGGCGCTCCTTGAAGTATGAATGCGTGTATCTGCGGGAGATCGAGACGGGCAGCGAGCTTCGCCGCACCCTGGCCTGGTGGATTGATTTCTACAACAACCGGCGTCCGCACAAGACCTTTGACGGCAGAAAGCCGATGGAGATATATCAGCAATTCAAGCCAGAGGGGGTACCTCCTCTGGCTTGCCCGAAAAAGGCGGCATAGCCCATGAATCTGTCCACCTTAGTTTTGCCGCTGACTGGTCCGAAGAAGTGAACCCACTTCTATGTTCCGTCTTCTCCAGGGGCAGGATGTGTTTCTGCCGGACACTGTGGTGAATGCCGCGTATTTCTCCGAGGATGTCCAAGATTATCACAAGAAGAAATCAAAAGCGAAGGCTTGTTGGCACGCTCGCCTGCGCTGACGCAGACCCTGAGCGCGCAAAGGAGCGGAGCTGCGGCGTGCCCTGTTGCCAGGAGAGAAGTGGTTCACTTCTTCGGATCAGCAGACGGCAAAACTAAGGTGGACAGTTTTACGGGCTACGCCCCTATTGGGGGCAAGTTAGAGGGGGTGCCCCTGTACATACAAGCAGTGAATGGACAACGCCTCCGACGAAGAGCTACGGCTTATTCATCGCATTGTTCATGATGTTACGGACTGACCTATCTATGCTGATTGGCTGCCCCCTCAGGATTAGAAGTTAGCCCTTATGTCTCTGCCCAATCTGGTTGAAGCTTACAAACATGCTCGCATCATGATTCGTTGAGCTGATGAACTGCATTGGGACAATTGTGTTTGTAACGACCAAAGGGGTTAGCTTCATATCGCTGGCTTTAATACCTACTTTTTCAGCAAGTTTATCCCTTTTTTTATTCAGCCACTCAAAGCGTTCAATGTGTTTGCCAAGTAGGTCTTTTCCTTCTCCTTCAGCAACCCCTTTAAACTTATTGAGTTGCTCAGATATTTCACTAAGCGTCTTGGCTTGCTGAAGCCTTTTGCATTCAATGATGAAGACTTCGTTAGAGCTACCATTCCACGCAATCACATCCACGTCACTTTTGTGAAACTCACCGTCCTCTTTTGTTGCCCCTAATTCGGTCATTAGGAGTCCCTGTCTAGTCTTAAAACCAATGTTCTTGTATGCCGACTCAACTTCTTTCTCAAACTTCATCCCCAATTCATGCGCAATATGTCCAATCCAAGATTTCATTGATTGAGTGTCAAAGTAAGAAGTGTCGAAAGAGCCGCATGAGGCGAAGTAGAATATATACTTCAAGCTTTCATCCAAATGGCCTGGTGAGATTATGAATTCACCATCTTTAGACTGGAGAACTGGGCGGGAAACGAAAGACCAACGCCTCTTGAACTTCCAAGGCCACCAATCGGCACCTTTAAATCCTAGAGCGTCCTGGTCCCAAGACGGTCTTTTAGGTAGGGTCAACTTGTCCAAAAACTTCTCAATGCTTGCTTGAGGGCATTCAGAGGGAGAGAGTATACTATGAACCTCCTCCCTGCTCAGTATAAGTATGGGTTGTTCATTCTCAAGCGCATACTCGTAAATAAGGTTCGCTAGTTCAAAGCCTTTGAAGATATCAACCCCGTATTCGCTAGTGACTCCTTCGGTGAATTTCTTATCAAAAAGATCGTCCGTCTTTTCCGCAGATTCAGCTATCTTAAATATGCGGTTGTAGTCCTCATCGGAATCAGCAAATTGAACATCAAAAAAGTCAGTAATGTATGGTGAGATTACCTTTTCAAAGAAAGTCCTGTCGAGATCCAGCCAGCCATTAGCTAGAGGGGTGATCCAGCTTTCCGCATATTCGCTTCGAACTGCATCACTGTGGGAAGCGAGAAGGTAAAGAGTCCAAATCAGAGCTATTAAATCGGAAAACTCAGCGACTCCAAAGGGGCTTTCGCCTTTCTCTGGTGAATTACAGTAAGCCATCTCAATAAGTATACGCGTTGCCAGCGAAGTCTCATCAAGCTTGCTTCGCTCTTTGGCTATGACACCTTTAACTTCGGCATAATCATGTAATGATTTGAGTGCAGGAACAGTTCGTTTCCAGATAGTTTTGTCGTGAGCTATAGCTTCAATATTTGAAAGGCAAAACTCAATGATATCCAAACGCGAGTGTTTCACAAGGATATCACTAATCAGGTTCCACAGGTGATCAACTTTCTGACTAAGGAATTTGTTCGCATGAGCTCTCTTAGTTATTTTCCCTTTGGCGAAATCTTCCGGAGTACACACTTTCGCATTTGCCCACGCTACGTCCCATTGGTGATTAGTGATGGGCTTAGATGGAATGTGCTGTGAGGCAATTAAGTCCCTATAGCTGTTAGCAGGGAAGACGTGGACAAAACGACTGTAGGGGCTGGAAAAGGCTCTCTCAATGATTGAGTCTATAGTTTCGGTGTCCAAGTGATCTTTGAAGGCTACTCCCAATATCTTATGTAAAAGAGTTTTCTCTGCGCTGTTGGTTTGGGAGTGGGATTCTTTGACGAAGACATCGTCAAAATAAACGTAGGTTATTTCAGATATCGTCTTGACAACCTCATCAAGTCCACACTCTGGCAGCGTATCAATATTGATTCCATCCCAACCATCGAACACAGGGAACTTAAGGATTAGGCTCAAATCGATAGGCTCAGGTAAGTGAAGATCAACATAGGGCAGAAGGATCATGAGCCAGTTACAAATCATCTCCCATAGTCTGTAGGCGAAATCGAATTGTATGTTGTCTCCTTCAAATGGCGCGACCTCTACCCATACCTGAACCTTGGAGCTTGAGGTGAGGGATAGGATGATTTTGCGTTTGACTAAGTCATAGCTCACACTATTTTGAGCAACATTGCTTTGGGAGAAGTAGGGATTCTGTTGGTGGTTTTTTAATCTCAAGTATTTATGAAAGCGAGAGTTATAATAGCATCTGTGCCGTATCTTGGTTTTCAATCCCTTTCTGAAATTAAGTAGGTAGTCAGATTGAATCGAGATCATTGAATTCTGCATCGTGTTGAATTGACCTAGTGGGGCATACAAACTATATTCGTGATCTCTCCAGAACGCATAAAGTAAGGCGTCAGTGTCGAGGTAAGAGAAGGTTACATTCCTCTTATGAAGCTCCTCTCTTTGTCGCGCAATTCCGAACAGGCTTGGAAGGAAGTCTATGGCGTCATGCATCATAAGCTCTAAGTCTCCAATATTAACATGCATGATATCCCAAAGATCAAACTTCTCGTCCCACCCAATAGCGAGTGATTCTCCAAGGCCACCAAAGAATATTATTGAAATTCCCTTCTTGAAATCAGGGAAGTTGCTTGTAAACTTCGCGCACTGTTCAATGTAGGCAATGAACTTTTGGCCAATTTCCTTGCCGTCAATTCCCTCATTGTAGTTTATGGAGGTAAAGACCTCATCGCTTGGGAAATACTGTATGAAGTGGTAGTAATCCCCTTCAGAATTTGCATAGAATCGATCATGGATATTGCCCAAAAGACCTAATTCTCTCTTCACAAAATCTAATTCGATTACATGCTCATTCAGGCAGGAGACAAGACTAGTGATAGACTTGAATTGAACCATTTTGAGATTGTGTGTGAAGACATGCAATTCGTCTTCAGCGGCAAACATCTTAATTACATATCTTCGAATTGAATGAAAAAGTACGGTTGGAAGGAATAGGACGAGCTTCCCTTTAGATGAGATAATGGGCTTTTCATTAATGACAGACTCCATGAACTCGCTGTCATAAATGTCTGAAAGTTCTTCTTTGGAAACGATAAAAGGACTCAACTCCTCAACGGTAATGCCAAGCTGAGTTAAGTCTTTTTTTGAAAAGGTAACATGTTTAGACCACTCCAGTATTTCCCGAGGAGTAGTGACAATATCCTTTTTGCAGTTGGATTCACCTGTCGTATACAGGTCTAGGTTTGCTCGTCTGATTGAAGCATCAAGAAGTGACAGTAGGGCATAGATGCTCTTTTTAGCACTATCGTATTTTTGGGGAGTGCTCCTGAAAATATCTATGATGTTTTGGACGTAGTAGGTAGCCGAGGTCAGGAGGCCGCTTAGAAAATAGAGATTACCTTCCTCAGTTATGAGATTATCAACGAAGACATCTTCCTGTGGGTCTTCTTGCCCCTTCCAAAAATAATCAAGGCGATTGTTTAGTAAGTCTGTCAGGCTTGCTATTTTATAGGGGCGTTTGCCCTTTGCAGCATATGCAGAGATGTAAGCTAGCAACTCAAGGCGGTAGCCGTTTTCCGTATGCTTAGGGTTTAAGAGCATTCCTCCTATCGCAGTCGCAATGCTATCGAATGAATACTTGCCGAGCCTCTGAGATACTTCCGTGGTGTTGTCTAACTCGCGGTTCATATCGTTTTCAGAGGGGGTTACGTGTGTGTTGTGAGGAGGCTAAAGGCACAGTCTTTCGGTTATTAGAGCGATTTGGTCTTGAGAGTCGTTTTAATGAGATGGACCGGAGGATGTGTGTTCTAGCTATACCGCTCCAACACGTCCTAATGCATCATAGATAAATGGGCGCATTCGGATGTAATCTGAAAATTTGTGTTCGTCAGAGTAATCATATTCATAACCATTGCCGTCATTGCGGGTTCTGATTATTTCTTGTGCCCAGTCGTTGGATTCTGAACCAATCACAAAGAATTCGATTCCATCATCATGGAAGGCATCAATGTGAATCTCGACAATGAAACCAGCTTTGGAAGGGGAGATTTCAGTCAAGGCGCTTTCAACTCCAAATAGATGTTCGCCAGCTTCGTTTTCGTCCCCTTCGTGTATGAAGCCAACAAAAACGTCGCCATTGTATGTGTGCCCATGACCTAATTCTACCGAAAAAACGGTTTCATCCTCCGTGGTATTCTCTTCAAAAAGTTGGTCTAAGCGCTCAAAAAGTGACATCTTGCCCCCTCCTTCTTGTTTTGGATACAATATTTGATGGTTTGTTTTGCGTCAAGGGGGGGGCTCCGAGAAGCGGAATGAAATGTTCTTTTTAGGGTTGGCTTTTCTAGTGAAAGAGAGCGGGCAAGCCTATGAAGAAAGGGGGGGAGATAGTCGAATATCCCGTTTCCACATACCACTTCCCGCATTTTGATGGACAAATTATGGACAGCTTCCAGAAAATGAAAAAGTGGCTTACGGCAAAAAATGCTGTAAGCCACTTAAATCATTCTGGAGCCAGGAATGAGACTTGAACTCACGCTCTTACTGGTTATATTTACAGGAAATCATGCTTTTCTCATGTTGGCCGGCGTTACCTGGCATGCCGTCGCGATTCGGCAAAGCTCAGGACTATTCGAGGTGACTGCGAACATCCATCCGGGCGTGCAACACGCCAATAATGTTGATGGCGTCTTCTTTCTTGTCGAGCGTGTAGAAGATGACATGCTTGCCGGATGGAAGGGAGCGGTAGCCCGTCGCGATTTCGGGGCGGTGGATGCCGAGCAGGGGATTCTCGGTCAGCCGTTCGAAAGCGGTTTTGATCTCGCGCAGGTAGGCGTCCGCCTGATCCTCGCTCCACTGGGCTGCCGTGTATTCCCAGATGCCGAGCAGATGCGCCTTGGCAGCCGCCGTGATGCGGACATCAGCCATTCCGGCGCTGCCTGGCCTCGGCGATGATGTCTTCCATGCTCTCCGCGACGAATTCGCCGCGATCGGCCTGTTCGGCCCCCAGGCGCAGTTCACACCGGAGCGCGTCCAGCTTCATCTGGCGGACCAGTTCCTCGTGCGTCTCCATGAACCGGAGCGCCTCCCGGACAACCTCGCTCGCGTTGTTGTAGAGGCCGCTTTCCACCTTTTCCCGGATGCTCTTTTCCAGGGTCGGAGTCAGGGATATGTGCATGCTTCCCTCCTTGCGTTGAGTGCAGAATACAAAGATTGACAATCCTTGTAAACAGATTGAACGACTCATGCTGGGGGGCGATATTTCGAGGGGTGAACCGGCCAGGACCGTTCTCAAGTTGCCTGAAACTGTCCGCAAAGTCTGCGTACAGTTTGCGTACAGTCGGTGTTTTCTGCCCAAACGAAGAATCCCCGCAATGCGATAACACACTGCGGGGACTTCTTTTTTCTGGAGCCAGGAATGAGACTCGAACTCACGACCTGCTGATTACGAATCAGCTGCTCTACCAACTGAGCTATCCTGGCGTTTGCGGAAGGTTCTTTTATAGGATGTCTGCGCCGTAGGTCAAGTGGGAATTGCCGCCGGGAGGATGGAAAGCGGGCGGCGGGCAGGGTGAGGGGCGAGGTGGGCGGCCATGTTTCGGCCTCCGCGCTAGCTGCCTTCGGCTTCGCGGAGCAGGGCGGCAGACTCCTCCTTCAGCTTGTCGAGCAGTTCCGCGCAGCGGGACTCCGCCCCGGCCAGGGCCGCCTGTTCCAGGGCCAGGGAGAGCTCGTGGCATTTCTCGGCCCCGATGCTCTTGGCGCTGCTTTTCATGGTGTGGGCGTGGCGTCGCAGGCTTTCCATGTCTCCGGTTTCCAGCGCCTCTTTCGCCAGCTTCAGGCGCACCACGGATTCTTCCAAGGCCGCAGCGAGAATCATGTCATAGGTCGCGTCGTCGATGCCCAGGCGCTGCATGGCTGCCATGCGGTCGATGAGCGGGATCGCGCCCACCGGGATCGACGGCTTCGCGGGTTCCGGGGAAGCGGTCGTCTTTGGGGAGGCGTTCGCCGGTTGAGCCTGTCCGTCCGGAGCGGATTCTTCGACCATGTCCTTGGCCTCCTCACGCTTGCGCAGGGGGGCGAAGCGTCGCAGGAGCACCGCCAGGTCGGCCATGCGTACCGGCTTGGTCAGGAAGTCGTCCATCCCTGCCCGGAAGCAGCGATGTTTGACCTCGTCCGTCGTGTGTGCTGTCAGGGCCACGATGGGTATCGTGGAGTCCACGCCGTTCAGCCCGGCGCGGATCTGCTTTGTGGCCTCCAACCCGTCCATTCCGGGCATCTCAACGTCCATGAGCACGAGGTCGAAGTCCCCGGATTTCAGCAGTTCCAGAGCCTGCGTCCCTTCGGTGGCCACCTGCCATTCATATCCGAGCTTGTTCAGGTGCAGGGTGACCACTTTGATGTTCACGGGGTTGTCTTCAACCACCAGCACCCTGATTCGCTGCGCTGCCGCGCTGTGCAGGGTGCGCATGTGCAGTTTTTCCGGCATGAGTGCCCGGCCGGGATCGCCCAGCTTGAAGCTGGCCGTGAAGAAGAATTCGCTGCCTCTGCCCGGCGCGCTGTCCAGCCAGATGCGCCCCTGCATGAGGTCCACGAGGCGGCTGCATATGGACAGCCCCAGTCCCGTGCCGCGCGGAATGAGATCGACGGGTGCTTCGCCATGCCGAAAGCTTTCAAAGATGGATTCCTGGAGATGCTCAGGAATGCCGGGGCCCGTGTCGCGGACGGAAAAGAGCACGAAAACCTGGGAATCCCCCTCTTCGCTCTGCTGCGGGCCGGGACTCGCCTGGAGGGACACTTCGCCTTTCTGCGTGAATTTGACCGCGTTGCCGCAGAGGTTGAAGAGCACCTGTCGCAGCCGGCCGGGGTCGCCGCGCAGAAAACGCGGCGTGTTCGGGTCGATGTGCAGTTGCAGAAGAAGTCCCTTGGCCTCGGTTTGCAGCCTCAAGGCGTTGATCACGGACCGGAGCACGGTGTGAAGGTCGAAGTCGCTGATGGACAGTTCCAGGCGATTGGACTCGGCCAGGGAGAAGTCGAGAATGTCGTTGAAGACGTTGAGCAGGTGTTCCGCGGAGTCGAGCACGGTTTCCAGGGCATCGCGCTGGCCAGGGGCGAGATCGCCCTGGAGCACGATT from Paucidesulfovibrio longus DSM 6739 encodes the following:
- a CDS encoding integrase core domain-containing protein — encoded protein: TRKLREAGARISMDGRGRWMDNVMIERLWRSLKYECVYLREIETGSELRRTLAWWIDFYNNRRPHKTFDGRKPMEIYQQFKPEGVPPLACPKKAA
- a CDS encoding cupredoxin domain-containing protein — encoded protein: MSLFERLDQLFEENTTEDETVFSVELGHGHTYNGDVFVGFIHEGDENEAGEHLFGVESALTEISPSKAGFIVEIHIDAFHDDGIEFFVIGSESNDWAQEIIRTRNDGNGYEYDYSDEHKFSDYIRMRPFIYDALGRVGAV
- a CDS encoding type II toxin-antitoxin system RelE/ParE family toxin translates to MADVRITAAAKAHLLGIWEYTAAQWSEDQADAYLREIKTAFERLTENPLLGIHRPEIATGYRSLPSGKHVIFYTLDKKEDAINIIGVLHARMDVRSHLE
- a CDS encoding type II toxin-antitoxin system ParD family antitoxin, which codes for MHISLTPTLEKSIREKVESGLYNNASEVVREALRFMETHEELVRQMKLDALRCELRLGAEQADRGEFVAESMEDIIAEARQRRNG
- a CDS encoding hybrid sensor histidine kinase/response regulator; the encoded protein is MRLHLKIGLLLLLMGLVPLLTMVGHTFFHLEESMRESTNRSLLALSAQVGKDVQRTVNEGVRSLNLLARSPVLTSLEVDGESVRQELLKTNRFHPILKDITVLDKAGRVRASISNSFRGSWAETLWFKHAMLGKSGFYGAHAMLYPFDVVMTASAPLVNPVTGRIIGVVVGHLSMTPVWDVVHDVDLGPEGWAMIVDSSSVVVASNDSNQLLHPLAQGELRDRLQKQGNGTLLTEDGPALLVGAFSDVDGEQANDVHTGWRVVLLQNSDQAYAAVAGVQRSLLLAGTLSLLSVLLLSLLFSRVLKRWLARFTDALQKLGQGDFSARIEVRGSDEIAQLAASVNRTAEKLQESSAKLRQYQLGLENQVRSRTSELETAKNEAERANKAKSDFLANMSHEIRTPLNAINGLTEIVLQGDLAPGQRDALETVLDSAEHLLNVFNDILDFSLAESNRLELSISDFDLHTVLRSVINALRLQTEAKGLLLQLHIDPNTPRFLRGDPGRLRQVLFNLCGNAVKFTQKGEVSLQASPGPQQSEEGDSQVFVLFSVRDTGPGIPEHLQESIFESFRHGEAPVDLIPRGTGLGLSICSRLVDLMQGRIWLDSAPGRGSEFFFTASFKLGDPGRALMPEKLHMRTLHSAAAQRIRVLVVEDNPVNIKVVTLHLNKLGYEWQVATEGTQALELLKSGDFDLVLMDVEMPGMDGLEATKQIRAGLNGVDSTIPIVALTAHTTDEVKHRCFRAGMDDFLTKPVRMADLAVLLRRFAPLRKREEAKDMVEESAPDGQAQPANASPKTTASPEPAKPSIPVGAIPLIDRMAAMQRLGIDDATYDMILAAALEESVVRLKLAKEALETGDMESLRRHAHTMKSSAKSIGAEKCHELSLALEQAALAGAESRCAELLDKLKEESAALLREAEGS